A DNA window from Enterobacter cloacae subsp. cloacae ATCC 13047 contains the following coding sequences:
- the entS gene encoding enterobactin transporter EntS translates to MNQKSWLINLSLLKTHPAYRAVFIARFISILSLGLLGVAVPVQIQMLTHSSWLVGLSVTLTGGAMFIGLMIGGVLADRYERKKLILLARGTCGVGFVGLCLNAMLPEPSLLAIYALGLWDGFFASLGVTALLAATPALVGRENLMQAGAITMLTVRLGSVISPMVGGLLLATGNVAWNYGLAAAGTFITTLTLLRLPLLPPPPQPREHPLKSLMAAIRFLFSNPLIGGIALLGGLLTMASAVRVLYPALAGVWQMSAAEIGVLYAAIPLGAACGALTSGRLAQSARPGLIMLLTTLASFIAMGFFSLMPVWALGVLCLVLFGWLSAISSLLQYTLIQTQTPEGMLGRINGLWTAQNVTGDAIGAAILGGLGAVMTPVASASTSGFALAVVGGILLMVLAELRRFRQEVVLNDGAA, encoded by the coding sequence ATGAATCAAAAATCCTGGCTGATTAACCTCAGCCTGCTGAAGACGCACCCGGCGTATCGCGCCGTATTTATCGCGCGTTTTATCTCCATTTTGTCCCTCGGCCTGCTCGGCGTTGCCGTCCCGGTACAGATCCAGATGTTGACGCACTCAAGCTGGCTGGTCGGGCTGTCGGTCACCTTAACCGGCGGGGCGATGTTTATCGGTCTGATGATCGGCGGCGTGCTGGCCGACAGGTACGAACGCAAGAAGCTGATCCTGCTGGCGCGCGGCACCTGCGGGGTGGGGTTTGTCGGATTGTGCCTGAACGCAATGCTGCCAGAACCCTCCTTACTCGCCATTTACGCCCTCGGGCTGTGGGATGGTTTCTTTGCTTCGTTAGGCGTGACGGCGCTGCTGGCCGCCACGCCCGCGTTGGTAGGGCGCGAGAATTTGATGCAGGCGGGGGCAATTACCATGCTTACTGTCCGTCTTGGCTCGGTGATATCGCCGATGGTGGGCGGCCTGCTGCTGGCCACCGGTAACGTGGCGTGGAACTACGGCCTCGCGGCAGCGGGGACGTTTATTACCACCTTAACCCTGCTGCGTCTGCCGCTTCTGCCACCGCCACCGCAGCCGCGTGAGCATCCGCTGAAATCGCTGATGGCGGCGATCCGGTTTCTGTTCAGCAACCCGCTGATTGGTGGTATTGCGCTGCTCGGTGGTCTGCTGACGATGGCGAGCGCCGTACGCGTGCTGTACCCGGCGCTGGCGGGGGTGTGGCAGATGAGCGCCGCAGAGATTGGCGTGCTGTACGCCGCCATTCCGCTCGGCGCGGCGTGTGGTGCGCTAACCAGCGGCAGGCTGGCGCAGAGCGCGCGTCCAGGGTTGATTATGCTGTTGACGACACTGGCATCGTTTATCGCGATGGGGTTCTTCAGCCTGATGCCGGTTTGGGCGCTGGGTGTGCTGTGTCTGGTGCTCTTCGGCTGGCTGAGCGCCATCAGTTCTCTGTTGCAGTACACCCTGATCCAGACCCAGACGCCGGAGGGAATGCTCGGGCGCATCAACGGCCTGTGGACCGCGCAAAACGTGACGGGCGATGCCATTGGCGCGGCGATCCTCGGTGGGCTGGGGGCTGTCATGACACCGGTGGCTTCGGCGAGCACCAGCGGGTTTGCGTTAGCCGTTGTAGGTGGGATCCTGTTAATGGTATTAGCAGAATTGCGCCGGTTCCGGCAGGAGGTTGTATTGAACGACGGTGCAGCCTGA
- the fepD gene encoding Fe(3+)-siderophore ABC transporter permease yields the protein MSFSSSSAVRAVAVPVLLLLLILAMALSLLVGAKPLPASVIVDALFGTCQSADCTIVLDARLPRTLAGLLAGGALGLAGALMQTLTRNPLADPGILGVNSGASFAIVLGAALFGFTSPSEQLVMAFCGALAASLIVAFTGSQGGGQLSPVRLTLAGVALAAVLEGLSNGIALLNPDVYDQLRFWQAGSLDIRTLETLKVVVIPVMIAAAVALGLSRALNSLSLGSDTATALGNRVARTQLTGLVVITVLCGSATAVVGPIAFIGLMMPHLSRWLVGADHRWSLPVTLLATPALLLFADVVGRLLVPGELRVSVVSAFIGAPVLIFQVRRKRGGDA from the coding sequence ATGTCGTTTTCCTCTTCTTCTGCGGTGCGCGCCGTTGCCGTGCCCGTGTTATTGCTGCTGTTAATCCTTGCGATGGCGCTCAGTCTGCTGGTTGGTGCGAAACCGCTGCCCGCCTCCGTGATTGTTGATGCGCTCTTTGGTACCTGTCAGAGCGCCGACTGCACCATCGTGCTGGATGCCCGCCTGCCCCGTACCCTGGCCGGATTACTTGCCGGTGGCGCACTGGGGCTTGCGGGAGCCCTTATGCAAACCCTCACCCGCAACCCGCTGGCTGACCCCGGCATTCTTGGCGTGAATAGCGGTGCCAGCTTTGCCATTGTGCTTGGTGCGGCGCTGTTCGGGTTTACCTCTCCCTCAGAACAACTGGTAATGGCCTTTTGCGGCGCGCTGGCGGCCTCGCTGATTGTCGCCTTCACCGGCAGCCAGGGCGGCGGGCAGCTTAGCCCGGTACGTCTGACGCTGGCGGGCGTGGCGCTTGCCGCCGTGCTGGAAGGGTTATCTAACGGCATTGCCCTGCTTAACCCGGACGTTTACGACCAGCTCCGCTTCTGGCAGGCCGGTTCGCTGGATATCCGCACGCTGGAGACGCTTAAGGTGGTGGTCATCCCGGTGATGATTGCCGCCGCCGTGGCACTCGGTTTAAGCCGGGCGCTGAACAGCCTGAGCCTTGGCAGCGACACCGCCACCGCGCTCGGCAACCGCGTGGCGCGAACCCAGTTGACGGGATTAGTGGTCATCACCGTGCTGTGCGGCAGTGCGACGGCAGTGGTCGGCCCGATTGCCTTTATCGGGCTGATGATGCCGCATCTGTCGCGCTGGCTGGTGGGGGCCGATCACCGCTGGTCGCTGCCGGTGACGCTGCTGGCCACCCCGGCTCTGCTCTTGTTCGCTGATGTTGTCGGGCGTCTTCTGGTTCCCGGCGAACTGCGCGTTTCGGTGGTAAGTGCCTTTATCGGCGCGCCGGTCCTGATCTTCCAGGTACGACGTAAACGCGGAGGTGACGCATGA